The following proteins come from a genomic window of Companilactobacillus pabuli:
- the secY gene encoding preprotein translocase subunit SecY, with product MLRTIRDALKVKEIRKKILFTLMLLVIYRLGSQITVPGVNAAAMDKVGSTGLVPLLDTVTGGGLSNYSIFSMGVSPFITAQIVVQLLQMDIIPKFVEWSKQGEVGRRKLNQVTRYLTIVLGFVQSIGITAGFNQLSGLGLVKSPNMKAFITIGIILTGGTMLLTWIGEQITDKGLGNGVSVIIFAGIIARFPNGIQQIYRDYITNSSSADLAKNIGFLVGLVIIILIVVQFVTYVQQASRRIPIQYTRRAAGSGSESFLPLKVNVAGVIPVIFASSFIVTPQTILMAFQANHSGDQWYQVLTEIFSMQTTTGSIIYTLLIVLFTFFYAFVQVNPEKLAENLQKQGAYIPGVWPGNETIKFMSGVLMRLSTVGAAFLGLVSLLPLLAANLFNLPQSIGLGGTSLLIIVGVALEMDRQLRGLLMKREYVGFIR from the coding sequence ATGCTTAGAACTATCAGAGATGCTCTAAAGGTTAAAGAAATCCGTAAAAAGATTCTCTTTACCTTGATGTTACTTGTTATATATCGTTTGGGATCACAAATCACAGTGCCTGGTGTTAATGCTGCGGCAATGGATAAAGTTGGTTCTACAGGGTTAGTTCCACTATTGGATACTGTAACCGGTGGTGGTCTTTCAAACTACTCTATTTTCTCAATGGGTGTTTCACCATTCATCACGGCTCAAATCGTTGTTCAACTTTTACAAATGGATATCATTCCAAAATTTGTTGAGTGGAGCAAACAAGGTGAGGTAGGTCGTAGAAAGTTAAATCAAGTAACGAGATATTTGACGATTGTTTTAGGTTTTGTTCAGTCAATCGGTATTACTGCCGGTTTTAACCAATTAAGTGGGTTAGGATTAGTTAAATCACCTAACATGAAAGCTTTCATTACAATTGGGATCATCTTAACTGGTGGTACAATGCTTCTTACTTGGATTGGTGAACAGATTACCGATAAAGGTTTAGGTAATGGAGTGTCAGTAATTATCTTCGCTGGTATTATTGCTAGATTCCCTAATGGAATTCAACAAATTTACCGTGATTATATTACTAATTCTAGCTCAGCTGATCTTGCTAAAAATATTGGATTCTTGGTTGGTCTTGTGATCATCATCTTGATTGTTGTACAGTTTGTTACTTATGTTCAACAAGCAAGTAGAAGAATTCCAATTCAATATACAAGACGTGCTGCAGGTAGTGGTAGTGAAAGTTTTCTACCATTGAAGGTTAACGTTGCTGGTGTTATTCCTGTTATCTTCGCTAGTTCATTTATTGTTACACCACAAACTATTTTGATGGCGTTCCAAGCAAATCACAGTGGAGATCAATGGTATCAAGTATTAACAGAAATATTCAGTATGCAGACTACAACAGGTTCGATAATTTATACATTGTTGATTGTATTATTTACATTCTTCTATGCATTTGTTCAAGTAAATCCTGAGAAGCTTGCAGAAAACCTACAAAAACAAGGGGCTTATATCCCTGGTGTTTGGCCTGGTAATGAAACAATTAAATTCATGTCAGGTGTATTAATGAGACTATCAACTGTCGGAGCTGCGTTCCTAGGTTTGGTTTCATTACTTCCATTACTAGCTGCTAACTTATTCAATTTACCTCAATCCATCGGATTAGGTGGTACGAGTTTATTGATTATCGTTGGTGTTGCTTTGGAAATGGATCGTCAATTACGTGGTCTTTTGATGAAGCGTGAATACGTTGGATTTATTAGATAA
- the rplO gene encoding 50S ribosomal protein L15, with amino-acid sequence MELNELKPSAGSRHARKRLGRGTSSGTGKTAGRGQKGQLARSGGKTRVGFEGGQMPYFRRMPKRGFNNINRKEYAIVNLSDLSKFNDGAEVNAETLKAAGIIKKQYNGVKLLANGEVSAKLTVKVAKSSAAATKAIEAAGGTVEVI; translated from the coding sequence ATGGAACTAAACGAACTTAAGCCAAGTGCAGGCTCAAGACATGCTAGAAAGCGTCTAGGTCGTGGTACTTCAAGTGGTACAGGTAAAACTGCTGGTCGTGGTCAAAAAGGTCAATTAGCTAGATCAGGTGGTAAGACACGTGTAGGTTTTGAAGGTGGACAAATGCCATACTTCCGTCGTATGCCTAAACGTGGATTCAATAACATCAACCGTAAGGAATATGCTATTGTAAACCTAAGTGATTTAAGTAAGTTTAATGATGGTGCTGAAGTAAATGCTGAAACATTGAAGGCAGCAGGAATCATTAAAAAACAATATAATGGTGTTAAGTTGCTTGCTAACGGTGAGGTTAGTGCTAAGTTAACTGTTAAAGTTGCTAAGAGTTCAGCCGCAGCTACTAAAGCAATCGAAGCCGCTGGTGGCACTGTAGAGGTGATCTAA
- the rpmD gene encoding 50S ribosomal protein L30, translating into MAKLKITLIRSAAHRLPAQRTIVKELGLARVSSSVVKPDDPAIRGAVRKIAHLVSVEEVKD; encoded by the coding sequence ATGGCTAAACTTAAAATTACTCTAATTAGAAGTGCAGCTCACCGCCTTCCTGCTCAACGTACAATTGTTAAAGAACTAGGACTCGCAAGAGTTTCAAGTTCAGTTGTTAAGCCGGATGATCCTGCAATTCGTGGTGCTGTACGAAAAATCGCTCACTTAGTAAGCGTTGAAGAAGTTAAAGATTAA
- the rpsE gene encoding 30S ribosomal protein S5 → MTYIDPSQLELEDRVVSINRVTKVVKGGRRLRFAAIVIVGDKNGHVGFGTGKAQEVPEAIRKAVEDAKKNLISVPMVGSTIPHEVIGNFGAGRILLKPAEEGSGIAAGGAVRAVIELSGVGDVTSKSLGRNTPINVIRATIDGLKQLKTAESVSEMRGISAQELLN, encoded by the coding sequence ATGACATATATCGATCCATCTCAATTAGAATTAGAAGATCGCGTTGTCTCAATCAACCGTGTTACTAAGGTTGTTAAAGGTGGACGCCGTCTACGTTTTGCTGCTATCGTAATCGTTGGTGACAAGAATGGTCACGTAGGTTTCGGTACTGGTAAAGCTCAAGAAGTTCCAGAAGCTATTCGTAAAGCTGTTGAAGATGCTAAGAAGAACCTAATCAGTGTTCCTATGGTTGGCTCAACAATTCCTCATGAAGTTATCGGTAACTTCGGTGCTGGTAGAATCTTGTTGAAACCTGCTGAAGAAGGTTCTGGTATTGCTGCTGGTGGTGCTGTTCGTGCCGTTATCGAATTATCAGGTGTTGGTGATGTTACAAGTAAGTCACTAGGTAGAAATACACCTATCAACGTAATTCGTGCAACAATCGATGGACTAAAACAACTTAAGACTGCCGAAAGCGTATCTGAAATGCGCGGTATCTCAGCCCAAGAATTGCTTAACTAG
- the rplR gene encoding 50S ribosomal protein L18, producing the protein MKIVITKPDKNKARQRRQRRIRAKISGTAERPRLNVFRSNKNIYAQLIDDVKGVTLASASTLDKEVKDGSKVEQAQAVGALIAQRAQEAKISDVVFDRGGYLYHGRVQSLAEAARENGLKF; encoded by the coding sequence GTGAAAATTGTGATAACAAAACCAGACAAAAACAAAGCACGTCAAAGACGTCAAAGACGCATTCGTGCCAAAATCTCTGGTACTGCTGAGCGCCCACGCTTAAACGTATTCCGTTCGAATAAAAACATTTACGCTCAATTAATTGATGACGTAAAGGGTGTAACGCTAGCAAGTGCCTCAACTCTTGATAAAGAAGTTAAAGACGGTTCAAAAGTTGAACAAGCTCAAGCTGTTGGTGCATTAATTGCACAAAGAGCACAAGAAGCAAAAATCAGTGACGTAGTATTTGATCGTGGCGGTTACCTATACCATGGTCGTGTACAAAGTCTTGCTGAAGCAGCTCGTGAAAATGGGCTAAAATTCTAG
- the rplF gene encoding 50S ribosomal protein L6: protein MSRIGLKVIEIPAGVTVTQKDENITVKGPKGELTRHFDPKIKLTLDDKEAKFSRESENDKALHGTMRANLNNMIIGVTEGYEKKLELRGVGYRAQVKNNQLTLTVGYSHPVVMDTPEGIKVESPSNTEINVSGISKQKVGQFAAEIRDVRSPEPYKGKGIRYVGEYVRRKEGKTGK from the coding sequence TTGAGTCGTATCGGTTTAAAAGTAATTGAAATACCAGCAGGTGTTACAGTTACTCAAAAAGATGAAAACATTACTGTTAAAGGCCCTAAGGGTGAATTAACAAGACATTTTGATCCAAAAATCAAGTTAACTCTTGATGATAAGGAAGCTAAGTTCTCACGTGAAAGCGAAAATGATAAAGCTCTTCATGGAACAATGCGTGCTAACTTAAACAACATGATTATTGGTGTTACAGAAGGTTATGAAAAGAAGCTTGAACTAAGAGGTGTTGGTTACCGTGCACAAGTTAAGAACAATCAACTAACACTTACAGTTGGTTATTCACATCCTGTTGTTATGGACACACCAGAAGGTATCAAAGTTGAATCACCTTCAAATACAGAAATCAACGTTTCAGGTATTAGTAAGCAAAAGGTTGGTCAATTTGCTGCTGAAATCCGCGATGTACGTTCTCCAGAACCTTATAAAGGTAAAGGTATTCGTTATGTTGGCGAATATGTACGTCGTAAAGAAGGTAAAACTGGTAAATAG
- the rpsH gene encoding 30S ribosomal protein S8, with translation MVMTDPIADYLTRIRNANMVKHESLEIPASNIKKSMTEILKNEGFIKDYEVVEDNKQNVLRIFLKYGKDQQRVISGLKRISRPGLRSYVDSDNVPKVLNGLGIAILSTSKGVITDKEARAQHVGGEVIAYIW, from the coding sequence ATGGTCATGACAGATCCTATTGCAGATTACTTAACACGTATTCGTAATGCAAACATGGTTAAACATGAATCTCTAGAAATTCCTGCTTCAAACATCAAGAAGAGTATGACAGAGATTCTTAAGAATGAAGGATTTATCAAGGATTACGAAGTTGTTGAAGACAACAAACAAAACGTACTTCGTATTTTCTTGAAATATGGTAAAGATCAACAACGCGTTATCTCAGGCTTGAAACGTATCTCAAGACCAGGTCTACGTAGTTATGTTGATTCAGATAACGTGCCAAAGGTTCTTAACGGATTAGGTATCGCTATTCTTTCAACTTCAAAAGGTGTTATTACTGACAAAGAAGCCCGCGCTCAACACGTTGGTGGAGAAGTAATCGCTTATATTTGGTAA
- a CDS encoding type Z 30S ribosomal protein S14, with the protein MAKKSQIVRNHRPAKFSSQAYTRCERCGRPHSVYRKFKLCRLCLRQLAHEGQIPGMKKASW; encoded by the coding sequence TTGGCTAAGAAATCACAAATCGTACGTAATCATAGACCCGCAAAGTTCTCATCACAAGCTTATACACGTTGCGAACGCTGTGGACGTCCACATTCTGTATATCGTAAGTTCAAGCTTTGCCGACTTTGCCTTCGTCAATTGGCTCATGAAGGTCAAATCCCTGGTATGAAAAAAGCTAGCTGGTAA
- the rplE gene encoding 50S ribosomal protein L5 produces the protein MANALKEQYVSEITPSMMKKFNYSSVMETPKIEKIVLNMGVGDAIANSKNLDEAVEELSLIAGQKPLITKAKKSIAGFRLREGMSIGAKVTLRGDRMYDFLDKLINIALPRVRDFRGVSTRSFDGRGNYTLGIKEQLVFPEIDYDKVNKIRGLDIVIVTTANTDEESRELLTQIGMPFKK, from the coding sequence ATGGCTAACGCATTAAAAGAACAATATGTTAGTGAAATCACACCATCAATGATGAAGAAGTTCAACTATTCATCTGTTATGGAAACACCTAAGATCGAAAAGATTGTTTTGAACATGGGTGTTGGTGATGCCATTGCTAACTCAAAGAATCTTGACGAAGCTGTTGAAGAACTAAGCTTGATTGCTGGTCAAAAGCCTTTGATCACAAAAGCTAAGAAATCAATCGCTGGTTTCAGACTTCGTGAAGGTATGTCAATCGGTGCTAAAGTTACTCTACGTGGTGACCGCATGTATGACTTCCTTGACAAATTAATCAATATTGCTTTACCACGTGTTCGTGACTTCCGTGGTGTATCAACACGTTCATTCGATGGTCGTGGTAACTATACACTAGGTATCAAAGAACAATTGGTTTTCCCAGAAATTGACTACGATAAGGTTAACAAGATTCGTGGATTGGACATTGTTATTGTTACAACAGCTAACACAGATGAAGAATCACGTGAACTATTAACTCAAATCGGTATGCCATTCAAAAAATAA
- the rplX gene encoding 50S ribosomal protein L24, which yields MFVKTGDNVKVIAGDAKGKTGVVKKAMPAVNKVIVEGVNVVKKHSKPTNAQPQGGIVDVERPISATNVKVVNKTTDKEDK from the coding sequence GTGTTTGTAAAAACTGGAGACAATGTCAAAGTTATCGCTGGTGACGCTAAGGGTAAAACAGGAGTAGTTAAAAAAGCTATGCCTGCAGTAAACAAAGTTATCGTCGAAGGCGTAAACGTTGTAAAGAAACACTCTAAGCCAACTAACGCACAACCACAAGGTGGAATTGTTGACGTTGAAAGACCTATTAGCGCAACTAACGTTAAAGTTGTAAATAAGACAACTGATAAAGAAGACAAATAA
- the rplN gene encoding 50S ribosomal protein L14 — translation MIQQESRLKVADNSGAREILTIKVLGGSNRKIANIGDIIVATVKQATPGGVVKKGDVVKAVIVRTVSGAHRADGSYIRFDENAAVIINADKTPRGTRIFGPVARELRDNDFMKIVSLAPEVL, via the coding sequence GTGATTCAACAAGAAAGTCGTCTAAAAGTTGCAGATAATTCTGGAGCTCGTGAAATTCTAACTATTAAAGTACTTGGTGGTTCAAACCGTAAGATTGCTAACATCGGTGATATTATTGTTGCTACTGTCAAACAAGCAACACCAGGTGGCGTTGTTAAAAAAGGTGATGTAGTTAAGGCAGTTATCGTAAGAACTGTTTCAGGTGCTCACCGTGCTGATGGTTCTTACATCAGATTTGACGAAAATGCTGCAGTTATTATTAATGCTGATAAAACACCTAGAGGAACTCGTATCTTTGGACCAGTTGCTCGTGAACTACGTGATAACGATTTTATGAAGATCGTATCTCTAGCACCAGAAGTGCTATAA
- the rpsQ gene encoding 30S ribosomal protein S17 yields MSETQTRNHRKVYQGRVVSDKMDKTIVVVVETRKQHPVYGKRVRYSKKYYVQDDNNEAKVNDIVRIMETRPLSKTKRFRLLDIVEKAVKI; encoded by the coding sequence TTGAGCGAAACACAAACTCGTAACCATCGTAAAGTATATCAAGGACGTGTCGTTTCAGATAAAATGGATAAGACAATCGTCGTTGTTGTTGAAACAAGAAAACAACATCCAGTTTATGGTAAGCGTGTAAGATATTCTAAAAAATACTACGTTCAAGACGATAACAACGAAGCTAAAGTTAACGATATTGTACGTATCATGGAAACTCGACCTTTGTCAAAGACAAAGCGCTTCCGTTTATTAGACATCGTTGAAAAAGCAGTTAAGATCTAG
- the rpmC gene encoding 50S ribosomal protein L29 yields MKASEIKELTAAQLQDKVKEYKEELFNLRFQQATGQLENTARLKAVRKNIARLRTAQNQKNNEK; encoded by the coding sequence ATGAAGGCTAGTGAAATCAAAGAGCTAACTGCTGCTCAATTGCAAGACAAAGTTAAAGAATATAAAGAAGAACTATTCAACTTGCGTTTCCAACAAGCCACAGGTCAATTGGAAAACACAGCTCGTCTAAAGGCTGTAAGAAAGAACATTGCAAGATTAAGAACAGCTCAAAACCAAAAGAATAACGAAAAATAA
- the rplP gene encoding 50S ribosomal protein L16, which translates to MLVPKRVKHRREFRGKMRGEAKGGKTVTFGDYGLKSLDSSWISNRQIEAARVAMTRYMKRGGKVWIKIFPHKSYTAKGVGVRMGNGKGAPAGWVAPVKREKILFEIGGVSEEVAREALRLASHKLPVRTKFVKREEVGGADEG; encoded by the coding sequence ATGCTAGTACCAAAACGTGTAAAACACCGTCGTGAATTCCGTGGTAAGATGCGCGGAGAAGCTAAAGGTGGAAAAACTGTTACATTTGGTGATTATGGTTTGAAGTCACTTGACTCAAGCTGGATCTCAAATAGACAAATTGAAGCAGCCCGTGTTGCTATGACTCGTTACATGAAGCGTGGTGGTAAGGTTTGGATTAAAATCTTCCCTCATAAATCATACACTGCTAAGGGTGTAGGTGTTCGTATGGGTAATGGTAAAGGTGCTCCAGCCGGATGGGTAGCTCCAGTTAAACGCGAAAAGATTTTATTTGAAATCGGTGGCGTTTCTGAAGAAGTTGCTCGTGAAGCTTTAAGACTTGCATCACACAAACTACCCGTTAGAACTAAGTTTGTAAAACGTGAGGAAGTAGGTGGCGCTGATGAAGGCTAG
- the rpsC gene encoding 30S ribosomal protein S3: MGQKINPVGFRVGVIRDWDAKWYANNKDFSTFLHEDLRIRKYIEDKLSNASVSRIEIERTAKNVTVSIHTAKPGMVIGKGGSEVEKLRNELNNLTKRNIHINIIEIKKPDLDAKLVGESIARQLEARIAFRRAQRQAVQRSRRAGAKGIKVQISGRLNGADMARREWHTEGTVPLHTLRADIDYAWVEAKTQYGNLGVKTWIYRGEILPAKPQHNDQKNEGKGE, translated from the coding sequence GTGGGTCAAAAGATTAATCCAGTCGGATTCCGTGTCGGTGTTATCCGTGACTGGGATGCCAAATGGTATGCAAACAATAAAGACTTTTCAACATTTTTACATGAAGACCTTAGAATTCGTAAGTACATTGAAGACAAACTTTCAAATGCTTCCGTTTCAAGAATCGAAATCGAACGTACTGCCAAGAACGTTACAGTTTCAATTCATACTGCTAAACCAGGTATGGTTATCGGTAAGGGTGGTTCAGAAGTTGAAAAATTACGTAATGAACTAAACAATTTAACTAAGAGAAATATTCACATCAACATCATTGAAATCAAGAAACCTGATTTGGATGCAAAATTAGTTGGTGAAAGTATCGCTCGTCAACTTGAAGCTCGTATTGCTTTCAGACGTGCACAACGTCAAGCAGTTCAACGTTCAAGACGTGCCGGTGCTAAAGGTATCAAGGTACAAATTTCTGGTCGTTTAAACGGTGCCGATATGGCTCGTCGTGAATGGCATACAGAAGGAACAGTTCCTTTGCACACATTGCGTGCAGATATCGATTATGCTTGGGTTGAAGCTAAGACTCAATACGGTAATCTAGGTGTTAAGACTTGGATCTATCGTGGTGAAATTCTTCCAGCTAAGCCACAACATAACGATCAAAAAAATGAAGGGAAAGGAGAATAA
- the rplV gene encoding 50S ribosomal protein L22, translated as MAEQEITSATARVTNVRIAPRKARLVIDLIRGKNAAEALAILQFTPRAGSPIIAKALKSAIANAEHNFDLDAQNLFVSEAFVDEGPTLKRFRPRAKGSASPINKRTSHITVVVSEKE; from the coding sequence ATGGCAGAACAAGAAATTACATCTGCAACAGCTAGAGTTACTAACGTGCGTATCGCACCTCGTAAGGCTCGCCTTGTTATTGATCTAATCAGAGGCAAGAATGCTGCTGAGGCACTTGCAATTTTGCAATTCACACCTAGAGCAGGCTCTCCAATTATTGCTAAAGCTCTTAAGTCAGCAATTGCAAACGCAGAACATAACTTTGATTTAGATGCACAAAACCTATTCGTTAGCGAAGCATTCGTAGACGAAGGACCAACTCTAAAACGTTTCCGTCCTAGAGCTAAGGGTTCAGCATCACCAATTAACAAGAGAACAAGTCACATTACAGTTGTAGTAAGTGAAAAAGAATAG
- the rpsS gene encoding 30S ribosomal protein S19: protein MSRSLKKGPFADAHLLKKIDAQQDSDKKSVIKTWSRRSTIFPSFVGYTIAVHDGRKHVPVYIQEDMVGHKLGEFVPTRTFHGHATDDKKTVKK from the coding sequence ATGAGTCGTAGTTTAAAAAAAGGACCATTTGCTGATGCACACCTTCTAAAGAAGATCGATGCTCAACAAGACTCTGATAAGAAGTCAGTTATCAAAACATGGTCAAGACGTTCAACAATTTTTCCTAGTTTCGTAGGATACACAATCGCAGTTCATGATGGTCGTAAGCACGTTCCAGTTTATATCCAAGAAGATATGGTTGGTCACAAATTAGGTGAATTCGTACCTACACGTACTTTCCATGGTCATGCAACTGATGACAAGAAGACAGTTAAGAAATAA
- the rplB gene encoding 50S ribosomal protein L2, giving the protein MAIIKYKPTTNGRRNMNGSDFSEITKTTPEKTLLESQSHTAGRNSYGHITVRHRGGGHKQKYRVIDFKRNKDGVKATVKAIEYDPNRTANIALIHYSDGVKSYILAPKGLEVGQVIESGKDADIKPGNALALADIPVGTTLHNVELKPGKGGQLGRSAGTSIQLLGRDGKYSILRMPSGEVRLILSTCRATVGAIGNEQHELIKIGKAGRKRWLGMRPTVRGSVMNPNDHPHGGGEGKAPIGHPSPLSPWGKKTLGKKTRSSHAKSEKLIVRHRKGK; this is encoded by the coding sequence ATGGCGATTATCAAGTATAAACCAACCACAAACGGTCGTCGTAATATGAATGGTTCTGACTTTTCTGAGATCACAAAGACAACTCCTGAAAAGACACTTCTAGAATCACAAAGCCATACAGCTGGTCGTAACTCATACGGTCATATTACAGTACGTCACCGTGGTGGTGGACATAAACAAAAATACCGTGTTATTGATTTCAAACGTAATAAAGACGGTGTTAAAGCTACAGTTAAGGCTATCGAATACGATCCTAACCGTACAGCTAATATTGCACTTATTCATTATTCAGATGGTGTTAAATCATACATCTTGGCTCCAAAGGGTCTAGAAGTAGGACAAGTTATTGAATCTGGTAAAGATGCAGATATCAAACCAGGTAACGCATTAGCACTTGCTGATATTCCTGTTGGTACAACACTTCACAACGTTGAATTGAAACCAGGCAAGGGTGGTCAACTAGGCCGTTCAGCTGGTACTTCAATCCAATTGCTAGGTAGAGATGGTAAGTATTCAATCTTACGTATGCCTTCTGGTGAAGTTCGTTTGATCCTTTCAACTTGCCGTGCAACTGTTGGTGCTATTGGTAATGAACAACATGAACTTATTAAGATTGGTAAGGCTGGACGTAAGCGTTGGTTAGGTATGAGACCTACAGTTCGTGGTTCAGTTATGAACCCTAACGATCACCCACACGGTGGTGGTGAAGGTAAAGCTCCTATCGGTCATCCATCACCATTGTCACCATGGGGTAAGAAGACCTTGGGTAAGAAGACTCGTTCATCACATGCCAAATCTGAAAAGCTTATCGTTCGTCATAGAAAAGGTAAGTAA
- the rplW gene encoding 50S ribosomal protein L23, with product MNARDVIIRPVITESSMDAMNDKKYTFDVALDANKVLVRQAVEEVFGVKVKQVNIMNVAGKKKRQGRYEGFTAKRRKAIVTLTADSDEIKIFDEE from the coding sequence ATGAACGCTAGAGACGTAATTATTCGCCCTGTTATTACTGAAAGCTCAATGGATGCTATGAACGACAAGAAATATACTTTCGATGTTGCTCTAGATGCTAACAAAGTTCTTGTTAGACAAGCCGTTGAAGAAGTTTTCGGTGTTAAGGTTAAGCAAGTAAATATCATGAATGTCGCTGGTAAGAAGAAGCGCCAAGGTCGTTACGAAGGTTTTACAGCAAAACGTCGTAAGGCTATCGTTACTCTTACAGCTGATTCAGATGAAATTAAGATTTTTGACGAAGAATAA
- the rplD gene encoding 50S ribosomal protein L4: protein MTKITAYKDNGAENGAVEVQDAVFGIEPNDSVVTDAVIMQRASMRQGTHDVKNRSEVRGGGRKPWRQKGTGRARQGSIRSPQWVGGGVVFGPTPRSYAYHLPKKVSRLALKSVLSQKAADSNLIVIDSISYDKPSTKAFAQLLNTVGADNKALVVVEDGNDNVALSARNIDKVKVVAPEGVNVLDVINANKLVVTKAALSKIEEVLG, encoded by the coding sequence ATGACAAAAATCACAGCTTACAAAGATAACGGTGCTGAGAACGGTGCTGTTGAAGTACAAGATGCAGTCTTTGGTATCGAACCAAACGATAGTGTTGTTACAGATGCAGTAATCATGCAACGTGCATCAATGAGACAAGGTACTCATGATGTTAAGAACCGTTCCGAAGTACGTGGTGGTGGAAGAAAGCCATGGCGTCAAAAGGGTACAGGACGTGCTCGTCAAGGTTCAATCAGATCACCTCAATGGGTAGGTGGTGGTGTCGTATTCGGCCCAACACCAAGATCATATGCCTATCACCTTCCTAAGAAGGTTAGCCGTTTGGCATTGAAGTCTGTACTTTCACAAAAGGCTGCTGACAGTAACTTAATCGTTATTGACTCAATTTCATACGACAAGCCAAGTACAAAAGCTTTTGCACAATTACTAAATACAGTAGGTGCTGATAACAAGGCTCTTGTAGTTGTTGAAGATGGTAACGACAATGTTGCTTTATCAGCAAGAAACATTGATAAAGTTAAGGTTGTTGCACCAGAAGGTGTTAACGTTCTTGACGTTATTAACGCAAACAAGTTAGTTGTTACAAAAGCAGCACTTTCTAAAATTGAGGAGGTGCTTGGATAA
- the rplC gene encoding 50S ribosomal protein L3: protein MARKGILGKKVGMTQIFTDNGELVPVTVVEATPNVVMQLKTVENDGYEAVQLGFEDRREVLSNKPAKGHAEKANTTPKHYIREFRDVEMGDYELGGNVTVDTFNSGDIVDVTGTTKGHGMQGNIKRFGQARGPETHGSRYHRVAGSMGAIINRVFKGKMLPGVMGNNRVTTQNLEIIKVDAERNAIMIKGNVPGANKSLVKIQTAIKANQK, encoded by the coding sequence ATGGCCAGAAAAGGTATTCTTGGTAAAAAAGTCGGAATGACTCAAATTTTCACTGACAACGGAGAACTTGTTCCCGTAACAGTTGTTGAAGCAACACCAAACGTTGTTATGCAACTTAAGACAGTTGAAAATGATGGTTATGAAGCCGTTCAACTAGGTTTTGAAGATAGACGTGAAGTTCTATCAAACAAACCAGCCAAAGGTCATGCAGAAAAGGCAAACACAACTCCTAAACATTACATTCGCGAATTCCGCGATGTTGAAATGGGAGATTACGAATTAGGTGGCAACGTAACAGTTGATACATTTAATTCAGGTGATATTGTCGACGTTACAGGTACAACAAAGGGACACGGAATGCAAGGTAACATCAAGCGTTTTGGTCAAGCTCGTGGTCCAGAAACTCACGGTTCTAGATATCACCGTGTTGCTGGTTCAATGGGTGCCATCATTAACCGTGTATTCAAAGGAAAGATGCTTCCAGGTGTTATGGGTAACAACCGTGTTACTACACAAAACCTTGAAATCATCAAAGTTGATGCAGAACGTAATGCAATCATGATCAAGGGTAATGTTCCCGGTGCAAACAAGTCATTAGTTAAAATCCAAACAGCTATTAAAGCTAATCAAAAATAG